The following proteins are co-located in the Streptomyces sp. DT2A-34 genome:
- a CDS encoding YidH family protein — MIEFVRNVRLWFAPQQIRQEGGTPDYRFSLANERTFLAWLRTALALIGGGFAVDQFLPDLRWGWRVGLALALLAAGVLCSLRAVNHWVRCERAMRRGEDLPVSRFPALLGIVVAVVAVAMVVVVLVGWEG, encoded by the coding sequence GTGATCGAGTTCGTACGAAACGTCCGGCTGTGGTTCGCGCCGCAGCAGATCCGGCAGGAGGGCGGCACCCCCGACTACCGGTTCTCGCTGGCGAACGAGCGCACCTTCCTGGCCTGGTTGCGTACCGCGCTCGCGCTCATCGGCGGCGGCTTCGCCGTGGACCAGTTCCTGCCGGACCTGCGCTGGGGCTGGCGCGTCGGGCTGGCGCTGGCACTGCTCGCGGCGGGCGTGTTGTGTTCGTTGCGCGCGGTCAATCACTGGGTGCGCTGCGAGCGGGCGATGCGCCGGGGCGAGGACCTGCCGGTGTCCCGGTTCCCGGCGTTGCTGGGCATCGTGGTCGCGGTCGTGGCCGTCGCGATGGTCGTCGTCGTGCTCGTGGGGTGGGAAGGGTGA
- a CDS encoding NADP-dependent oxidoreductase, with amino-acid sequence MKGISYTRYGGPEVLAYGEVRDPKVGPDSVLVKVRAAAVNPVDWKCREGYMDRMLEPAFPVVPGWDVSGVVVQPGVSVAEFGVGDEVIGYVREDLLSRGTFAEYVAAPLRTLARKPRNLTWEEAAGLPLVGLTAYQVLIKVLQVRRGETVLVHAAAGGVGSIAVQLARHLGARVIGTASGHNHDFVRGLGGEPVEYGDGLTERVRGLAPEGVDAAFDTVGGDALKASANLLAPEGRLVSIADPDVFDYGGRYYFVRPDAEDLLRLSELAEEGVVSVHVSQTFPLERAADAHRLSQEGRTRGKIVMTVDWETEEAAAPERLWQAAD; translated from the coding sequence ATGAAGGGCATCAGCTACACACGCTACGGCGGCCCCGAGGTGCTCGCATACGGAGAGGTGCGCGACCCGAAGGTCGGCCCCGACTCGGTGCTGGTCAAGGTGCGGGCGGCGGCGGTCAACCCGGTCGACTGGAAGTGCCGCGAGGGCTATATGGACCGGATGCTCGAGCCGGCCTTCCCGGTGGTCCCGGGGTGGGACGTGTCGGGTGTCGTGGTCCAACCGGGCGTGTCCGTCGCGGAGTTCGGCGTCGGCGACGAGGTCATCGGCTACGTACGCGAGGACCTCCTCTCCCGCGGGACCTTCGCCGAGTACGTCGCGGCGCCGCTCCGCACCCTCGCGCGCAAGCCCCGCAACCTCACCTGGGAGGAGGCCGCCGGTCTGCCCCTGGTGGGGCTGACGGCGTATCAGGTGCTGATCAAGGTGCTCCAGGTCAGGCGAGGCGAGACCGTCCTCGTGCACGCCGCGGCCGGCGGGGTGGGCTCCATCGCCGTCCAGCTCGCCCGCCATCTGGGCGCCCGGGTCATCGGTACGGCGAGCGGGCACAACCACGACTTCGTACGCGGCCTCGGCGGCGAGCCGGTCGAGTACGGCGACGGCCTGACCGAACGGGTGCGAGGGCTCGCGCCCGAAGGCGTGGACGCGGCCTTCGACACGGTCGGCGGCGACGCGCTGAAGGCCTCGGCCAACCTCCTGGCCCCGGAAGGCCGCCTGGTGTCGATCGCCGACCCGGACGTCTTCGACTACGGCGGCCGCTACTACTTCGTCCGCCCCGACGCGGAGGACCTGCTGCGGCTGTCCGAGCTGGCGGAGGAGGGGGTGGTGTCCGTGCATGTCTCACAGACGTTCCCGCTGGAGCGGGCGGCGGACGCGCACCGGCTCAGCCAGGAGGGCCGCACGCGCGGCAAGATCGTGATGACGGTGGACTGGGAGACGGAGGAGGCGGCGGCGCCGGAGAGGCTGTGGCAGGCGGCGGACTAG
- a CDS encoding TetR/AcrR family transcriptional regulator, giving the protein MARTTDGDGTPVPQRLLAAATRLFAEQGYDRTSVQEIVEAAGVTKGALYHYFGSKDDLLHEVYARVLRLQQERLDAFAQADEPVEKRLRAAAADVVVTTIDNLDDAMIFWRSMHHLSPEKNKQVRAERRRYHERFRALVEEGQETGVFSKATPADLVVDYHFGSVHHLSTWYRPDGPMSPQEVADHLADLLLRALRP; this is encoded by the coding sequence GTGGCCAGGACGACGGACGGTGACGGTACGCCCGTCCCGCAGCGGCTGCTCGCCGCCGCCACCCGGCTCTTCGCCGAGCAGGGCTACGACCGCACCTCGGTGCAGGAGATCGTCGAGGCGGCCGGCGTCACCAAGGGGGCGCTGTACCACTACTTCGGCTCCAAGGACGACCTCCTGCACGAGGTGTACGCGCGCGTGCTGCGCCTCCAGCAGGAGCGCCTGGACGCCTTCGCGCAGGCCGACGAGCCGGTGGAGAAGCGGCTGCGGGCCGCGGCGGCGGACGTCGTGGTGACGACCATCGACAACCTCGACGACGCGATGATCTTCTGGCGGTCCATGCACCACCTGAGCCCGGAGAAGAACAAGCAGGTGCGCGCCGAGCGCCGGCGCTACCACGAACGCTTCCGCGCGCTCGTCGAGGAGGGCCAGGAGACGGGCGTCTTCTCGAAGGCGACCCCCGCCGACCTGGTCGTCGACTACCACTTCGGGTCCGTCCACCATCTGTCGACCTGGTACCGGCCCGACGGCCCGATGAGCCCCCAGGAGGTCGCCGACCACCTGGCGGACCTGCTGCTGCGGGCGCTGCGACCCTAG
- a CDS encoding DUF202 domain-containing protein, translating to MTTVAGAEPVRDPGLQPERTRLAWRRTTLAGTVAAVLAAKTALHGRLSVVGVVVCALCFGLWLGFLALAHRRIRVLASSAEPAALAPRHAAATVLLTVALAVCGAALVL from the coding sequence GTGACCACCGTGGCGGGAGCGGAGCCGGTGCGGGATCCGGGGCTGCAACCCGAGCGGACGCGCCTGGCGTGGCGCCGTACGACGCTGGCCGGCACCGTGGCCGCCGTACTCGCCGCGAAGACCGCGCTGCACGGCCGGCTCTCGGTGGTCGGCGTCGTCGTCTGCGCCCTGTGTTTCGGGCTGTGGCTGGGCTTCCTGGCTCTCGCCCACCGCCGCATCCGCGTCCTGGCCTCGTCGGCCGAACCGGCGGCACTCGCGCCCCGGCATGCCGCGGCCACGGTCCTGTTGACCGTGGCCCTGGCCGTGTGCGGCGCCGCCCTCGTCCTCTGA
- a CDS encoding acyl-CoA dehydrogenase family protein — MDFAFDARTEELRGKLLAFMDEHVYPAEAVAEEQRAALASPWDTPDVVEELKAEARRQGLWNLFLPDAEYGAGLTNLQYAPLAEITGRSPQLAPTALNCAAPDTGNMEVLSQFGDEQQRKQWLEPLLAGEIRSAFAMTEPEVASSDATNITTYIERDGDEYVITGRKWYISGAMNPDCKIFIVMGKTDPDGDDIRRQQSMVLVPRDTPGVTVKRAMQVFGYEDHYHGGHAEVIFDHARVPVSNLIGEEGGGFAIAQARLGPGRIHHCMRLIGMAERAIELMCRRAASRTAFGKALAQQGVVHNWIADARVTVEQLRLLVLKTAWLMDTVGNRGAHTEIQAIKIATPRAVVDIIDRAIQLHGAGGVSQDFPLAELYAGARTLMIADGPDEVHQRSLARRELKKYL; from the coding sequence ATGGACTTCGCGTTCGACGCACGTACCGAGGAGCTGCGCGGCAAGCTGCTGGCCTTCATGGACGAGCACGTCTATCCGGCCGAGGCCGTGGCGGAGGAGCAGCGGGCCGCGCTGGCCTCCCCCTGGGACACCCCTGACGTGGTCGAGGAGCTGAAGGCCGAGGCACGCCGCCAGGGCCTGTGGAACCTCTTCCTCCCCGACGCCGAGTACGGTGCCGGGCTGACCAACCTCCAGTACGCCCCGCTCGCCGAGATCACCGGCCGCTCCCCGCAGCTCGCGCCCACCGCGCTGAACTGCGCGGCGCCGGACACCGGGAACATGGAGGTGCTGTCGCAGTTCGGCGACGAGCAGCAGAGGAAGCAGTGGCTGGAGCCGCTGCTGGCCGGTGAGATCCGCTCGGCGTTCGCGATGACCGAGCCGGAGGTGGCCTCGTCCGACGCCACCAACATCACCACGTACATCGAGCGGGACGGCGACGAGTACGTCATCACCGGCCGCAAGTGGTACATCTCCGGGGCGATGAACCCGGACTGCAAGATCTTCATCGTGATGGGCAAGACGGACCCGGACGGCGACGACATCCGCCGTCAGCAGTCGATGGTCCTGGTCCCGCGCGACACCCCGGGCGTGACGGTCAAGCGTGCCATGCAGGTGTTCGGCTACGAGGACCACTACCACGGCGGCCACGCCGAGGTGATCTTCGACCACGCGCGCGTACCGGTGTCCAACCTCATCGGTGAGGAGGGCGGCGGATTCGCCATCGCCCAGGCGCGGCTCGGGCCGGGCCGTATCCACCACTGCATGCGGCTGATCGGCATGGCGGAGCGGGCGATCGAGCTGATGTGCCGCCGGGCCGCGTCCCGTACGGCCTTCGGCAAGGCGCTGGCCCAGCAGGGCGTGGTGCACAACTGGATCGCCGACGCGCGGGTGACGGTCGAGCAGCTGCGGCTGCTGGTGCTGAAGACGGCCTGGCTGATGGACACCGTCGGCAATCGAGGTGCCCACACGGAGATCCAGGCCATCAAGATCGCCACGCCGCGTGCGGTCGTCGACATCATCGACCGGGCGATCCAGTTGCACGGCGCGGGTGGTGTCAGCCAGGACTTCCCGTTGGCCGAGCTGTACGCCGGGGCGCGGACGCTGATGATCGCCGACGGGCCGGACGAGGTGCATCAGCGGTCGCTGGCGCGGCGGGAGTTGAAGAAGTACCTGTGA
- a CDS encoding phosphotransferase family protein, producing the protein MSPDHPPGLDLDRLRGLLERERPGLAQGPLTGRLIEGGRSNLTYAVSDGTSKWVVRRPPLGHVLATAHDMKREHRVISGLYPTNVPVPRPVLLCEDEEVLGAPFYVMEFVEGTPYRTADQLAPLGPERTRGAVLSLVDTLVELHAVDPAEAGLADFGRPEGFLDRQLRRWGKQLDASRNRDLAGIDELHATLGRRLPASPAPAVVHGDYRLDNVLIGDDDRIKAILDWEMSTLGDPLTDLGLLVMYSMPLGMADSPVSTTAEAPGHPSPGELIERYAARSGRDVSAVSWYTAFAWFKLAVILEGIHYRYTLGQTVGRGFDRIGDLVPVFIEHGLTTLQEG; encoded by the coding sequence ATGAGCCCCGACCATCCGCCCGGTCTCGATCTCGACCGGCTGCGCGGCCTGCTCGAGCGCGAGCGGCCCGGTCTGGCGCAGGGTCCGCTGACCGGCCGGCTGATCGAAGGCGGACGGTCGAACCTCACCTACGCGGTCTCCGACGGCACCTCGAAGTGGGTCGTACGACGCCCCCCGCTCGGCCATGTCCTCGCCACCGCGCACGACATGAAGCGCGAGCACCGGGTCATCAGCGGGCTGTATCCGACGAACGTGCCGGTGCCGCGGCCGGTGCTGCTGTGCGAGGACGAGGAGGTGCTCGGGGCGCCGTTCTACGTCATGGAGTTCGTCGAGGGCACCCCGTACCGCACCGCCGACCAGCTGGCCCCGCTCGGCCCTGAGCGCACCCGGGGCGCGGTGCTGTCCCTGGTGGACACGCTCGTCGAGCTGCACGCGGTGGATCCGGCGGAGGCCGGGCTCGCGGACTTCGGCCGCCCCGAGGGTTTCCTGGACCGGCAACTGCGCCGCTGGGGCAAGCAGTTGGACGCCTCCCGCAACCGCGACCTGGCCGGCATCGACGAGCTGCACGCCACCCTCGGACGGCGGCTGCCCGCCTCCCCCGCCCCGGCCGTCGTGCACGGCGACTACCGGCTCGACAACGTGCTCATCGGTGACGACGACCGGATCAAGGCGATCCTGGACTGGGAGATGTCCACGCTCGGCGATCCGCTGACCGACCTGGGCCTGCTGGTGATGTACAGCATGCCGCTGGGCATGGCGGACTCCCCGGTCTCCACGACCGCCGAGGCTCCCGGACATCCCTCGCCCGGTGAGCTGATCGAGCGGTACGCCGCGCGCTCGGGACGCGATGTCTCCGCGGTCTCCTGGTACACGGCGTTCGCCTGGTTCAAGCTCGCCGTGATCCTGGAGGGCATCCACTACCGCTACACGCTGGGCCAGACGGTCGGCCGCGGCTTCGACCGCATCGGCGACCTGGTTCCCGTCTTCATCGAGCACGGTCTGACCACTCTTCAGGAAGGCTGA